The Triticum aestivum cultivar Chinese Spring chromosome 7B, IWGSC CS RefSeq v2.1, whole genome shotgun sequence genome window below encodes:
- the LOC123155659 gene encoding uncharacterized protein: MRDLGNALSSSSCRGGRGPAGFGLALARLVQRLRRRSKMLLCTAAPMGASSRCRQYDPLSYTCNFDRDGFGSALDDDVTGAGHLSHHYTFASRFVLASSNAHQPH; encoded by the coding sequence ATGAGGGATCTGGGAAATGCCTTGTCGTCGTCGTCGTGCCGGGGCGGGCGGGGCCCGGCCGGGTTCGGGCTGGCGCTGGCCCGGCTGGTGCAGAGGCTGCGGAGGCGGAGCAAGATGCTGCTGTGCACGGCGGCTCCCATGGGCGCGTCCTCCCGGTGCCGCCAGTACGACCCGCTGAGCTACACGTGCAACTTCGACCGCGACGGCTTCGGCTCCGCGCTGGACGACGACGTCACCGGCGCCGGCCACCTCAGCCACCACTACACCTTCGCCTCGCGCTTCGTGCTCGCCTCCTCCAACGCCCACCAGCCGCACTAG